In one window of Denticeps clupeoides chromosome 2, fDenClu1.1, whole genome shotgun sequence DNA:
- the LOC114777003 gene encoding histone acetyltransferase KAT6B-like isoform X2 — translation MVKLANPLYTEWILEAIQKIKRQKQRPSDERICHAVSALRGLDKSAVLEQLELSVLDGAVLKVTNKGSASYKDPGHAGRIASHNHVAAAAPSRESTWNPSDLRHVDWNRVLRRAIEGLDDCHGSSLKNIERFLRTQDDLSGVMENPAFRHRLRLAAKRAVSSGRLVKLGPRYRMSGAGGEDRGLRGLSLAPTSVTLLPHERDQTRADPIPICSFCLGTKESNRDRRPEDLLSCADCGSSGHPSCLKFSPELSANVKALRWQCIECKTCSSCRIQGKNAEDMLFCDSCDRGFHMECCDPPISRMPKGTWICQVCRPRERGLSLLHKKANQIKRRYAKPMGKACKKLKQRMSISRGDGSMIALAGRGSPGSEGQCQRRPDAQAGFVAVAKEHVTEEDVELFRRVQEISAQRSGSPLNPDTGGPYPAVIEFGAYEIQTWYSSPYPPEFSRLHKLYLCEFCLKYMRSKNILLRHMKKCGWFHPPANEIYRKDDLSVFEVDGNISKIFCQNLCLLAKLFLDHKTLYYDVEPFLFYILTQNDEKGCHLVGYFSKEKLCQQKYNVSCIMVLPQHQKQGFGRFLIDFSYLLSRQEGQAGSPEKPLSDLGRLSYLAYWKSVVLEHLYEQAERRVSVKGISRATGMCPHDIATTLQHLNMIDRQDGRVVIVRRLRLILKHVEQLRARPRQYEVDPDSLRWSPAVSLNAMLSEEEREAEMDAERLTEQASCWEKEERELYVSHSSRQPLTKVHCRNPYRRASRQSSGGDSSGSDDDEDYEGAPPILTKAQAMLGVKRKRTINLKRKRGRKRKRINSSVTTETISETTEVLDEPFENSEDERPMPLLERSSRLGEMSDEEKLTRPAKSRRGRPRRIQTGEDAGQKRRSEGSGLPEKAGNPRPVKRKKGWPKGVKRGPPKWRLKKERKLGFKLNLYTPPETPMEADHHIPAEEPREDPDEQRATAEERCEAGSAPGSSAADMEPLPSEPPSPDLASCKPGSPAASPEGSPAASPGHSPTPEESLKAPALVDHEQEDAENDREESEDPRTMAEDEDEEEDEQPRILDDQDADDEDDSHNDSAVTERDPPGEGTNEPPGAFLGSGDHNNAPLAPDNQAVPSSLAPSPRTPGNREEMAAEFGPTASSEVEEEDEDEEEEENNITSPAPQELQTPAARSSLKDPPLCQEIDSETAQAVQSLTHEAEQQDAGYQDCAETREACRSLQTALEGGYAQVEQSPQVAPPMEDFGQSAHSSPISSVHSHPSQSVRSVSSPAITALEGGYTQISPEHQGGAISVPSLHNMETSPMMDVPSVSDHSQQVVDSGFSDLGSIESTTENYENPSSYDSTLGGSGGGGICGVASTQSSCSYSGLAQSGLAQSGLAQSSCAVTQQMASVGGGCGLIQPNALSSPQHCNVKSPQACVAERPPSTSQHSQLVPHGPRPQHGPPSQHAPQPQHRQHASQSQHAPHLHHQHALHGHAQHGLHFPQQQQCALPGNFSAPVQLADISESGGANLSLYERFNQGEYGGGHYPQPSATFSLAKLQQLTNTLMDHPLPFNHSAAPHPMTSYANSASMSSQLNTPNLVPLAQSAHAVPGGPQVQGSMTPAPPNLSSPPPPPMMLQRNMAASNMAIPPSQRIQAQVGSSSKGHVAIRSKSAAALPHAHPHHHHHHHAHTHHSTHPSHAHQQQQMYARGAPQSVPMQAPGRTLAMSRMNMGAVNIMPAPAYNVNSMNMNVPALNGMNGYRVSQSMMNSGYHGNHAYINQSPQYSMQMGMVGGQPYPQQPMQAPPHGNMMYPPAGHHGYMNTGMSKQPLKGPFMRR, via the exons ATGGTGAAACTCGCGAACCCTCTGTACACGGAGTGGATCTTGGAAGCAATACAGAAGATCAAGCGGCAGAAGCAGCGCCCGTCGGACGAGCGGATATGCCACGCCGTGTCCGCGCTGCGCGGCCTGGACAAGAGCGCCGTCCTGGAGCAGTTGGAATTAAGCGTCCTGGACGGCGCCGTCCTCAAGGTTACCAACAAGGGCAGCGCGTCGTACAAAGACCCGGGCCACGCCGGGCGGATCGCGTCGCACAATCACGTGGCGGCCGCCGCGCCGTCCAGGGAGTCTACGTGGAATCCCAGCGACCTGCGGCACGTGGACTGGAATAGGGTCCTCAGGCGGGCCATCGAGGGCCTGGACGACTGTCACGGCTCCTCCCTGAAGAACATCGAGAGGTTCCTGCGGACCCAGGACGACCTGTCGGGCGTCATGGAGAACCCGGCGTTCCGGCACCGGCTGCGGCTGGCCGCCAAGCGGGCCGTCAGCAGCGGCCGCCTGGTGAAGCTGGGCCCGCGGTACCGGATGAGCGGCGCCGGCGGCGAGGACAGGGGGCTGAGGGGACTGAGCCTGGCGCCGACGTCCGTCACGCTGCTTCCGCACGAGCGCGACCAG accCGGGCCGACCCGATTCCGATATGCAGTTTCTGTCTGGGAACAAAGGAGTCCAACCGGGACAGGAGACCAGAGGACCTCCTGTCCTGCGCCGACTGTGGGAGCAGTG GGCACCCGTCGTGTCTGAAGTTCTCCCCCGAGCTGTCGGCGAACGTGAAGGCGCTCAGGTGGCAGTGCATCGAGTGCAAGACCTGCAGCTCCTGTCGAATACAGGGCAAGAACGCG GAGGACATGCTGTTTTGCGATTCCTGCGACCGCGGGTTCCACATGGAGTGCTGTGACCCTCCCATCTCGCGGATGCCTAAAG gCACGTGGATCTGCCAAGTCTGCAGGCCGAGGGAGAGGGGGCTGTCCCTGCTGCATAAGAAGGCCAATCAGATCAAGCGGCGCTACGCCAAGCCAATGGGGAAAGCCTGCAAGAAGCTCAAGCAAAGAAT GTCTATATCCAGGGGTGACGGCTCCATGATTGCACTGGCAGGAAGGGGGTCACCTG GCAGCGAGGGCCAGTGCCAGAGGCGGCCCGACGCCCAGGCGGGATTCGTGGCCGTTGCTAAGGAGCACGTGACTGAGGAGGATGTGGAGCTGTTCCGACGGGTGCAGGAGATCTCCGCCCAG agATCCGGGAGCCCTCTGAACCCAGACACCGGTGGGCCGTACCCTGCGGTCATCGAGTTTGGCGCGTATGAGATTCAGACGTGGTACTCGTCGCCGTACCCGCCCGAGTTCTCCAG GTTGCATAAGCTTTACTTGTGCGAGTTCTGCCTAAAGTACATGAGAAGTAAGAACATCCTGCTGAGACACATGAAGAAGTGCGGATGGTTCCACCCGCCGGCCAATGAGATTTACCGAAAGGACgatctgtctgtgtttgag GTGGACGGCAACATCAGCAAAATATTCTGCCAGAACCTCTGCCTCCTGGCCAAGCTGTTCCTGGACCACAAGACCCTGTACTACGACGTGGAGCCGTTCCTCTTCTACATCCTCACCCAGAACGACGAGAAGGGCTGTCACCTCGTCGGCTACTTCTCCAAG GAGAAGCTCTGCCAGCAGAAGTACAACGTCTCCTGTATCATGGTGCTGCCCCAACACCAGAAGCAGGGATTCGGCAGGTTCCTGATCGATTTCA GTTACCTTCTCTCGAGGCAAGAAGGACAAGCCGGCTCCCCGGAGAAGCCGCTGTCAGATCTGGGCCGCCTGTCCTACCTGGCGTACTGGAAAAGCGTGGTCCTGGAGCATCTGTACGAGCAGGCGGAGCGGCGCGTCAGCGTGAAAGGCATCAGCAGGGCCACGGGGATGTGCCCGCACGACATCGCCACCACGCTGCAGCACCTCAACATGATCGACCGGCAGGACGGCAG GGTGGTGATCGTCCGACGGCTCCGGCTGATCCTGAAGCACGTGGAGCAGCTGCGGGCGCGGCCTCGGCAGTACGAAGTCGACCCGGACTCGCTGCGGTGGTCACCTGCGGTGTCGCTCAACGCCATGCTGTCCGAGGAGGAGCGCGAGGCCGAAATGGAC GCCGAGCGACTGACTGAACAGGCCAGCTGCTGGGAGAAGGAGGAGCGGGAGCTCTACGTCAGCCACAGCAGCCGGCAGCCGCTCACCAAGGTCCACTGCCGGAACCCGTACCGCCGGGCGAGCCGGCAGAGCAGCGGCGGCGACAGCAGCGGGAGCGACGACGACGAGGACTACGAGGGCGCGCCGCCCATCCTCACCAAGGCGCAGGCCATGCTCGGGGTCAAGAGGAAG AGAACAATCAACCTCAAGCGGAAGAGAGGTCGCAAGCGGAAAAGGATCAATAGCAGCGTCACCACCGAGACCATCTCCGAGACGACCGAGGTTCTCGACGAACCGTTCGAGAACTCTGAGGACGAGAGGCCCATGCCTCTTCTGGAACGTTCCAGCAGATTGGGCGAAATGAGTGACGAGGAGAAGCTCACGAGGCCAGCCAAGAGCCGCCGGGGTCGGCCGAGGCGCATACAAACCGGCGAGGACGCTGGCCAGAAACGTCGGAGCGAAG GTTCTGGCCTTCCAGAGAAGGCAGGAAACCCTCGTCCAGTCAAACGCAAGAAGGGCTGGCCCAAGGGTGTGAAGCGAGGTCCCCCGAAGTGGAGGCTGAAGAAAGAGAGGAAGCTGGGCTTCAAGCTCAACCTCTACACCCCCCCGGAGACGCCGATGGAGGCCGATCACCACATCCCGGCCGAGGAGCCGAGAGAGGACCCGGACGAGCAGCGGGCCACCGCCGAGGAGCGCTGCGAGGCCGGCTCCGCCCCTGGTTCCAGCGCCGCGGACATGGAGCCGCTTCCCTCCGAGCCCCCGAGTCCAGACCTGGCCTCCTGTAAACCCGGCTCGCCTGCGGCGTCACCCGAGGGCTCGCCCGCGGCGTCGCCGGGACACTCCCCCACTCCAGAGGAGAGCCTGAAAGCCCCTGCCTTGGTTGACCATGAACAGGAGGATGCTGAGAACGACCGCGAGGAATCGGAGGACCCCAGAACAATGGCGGAGGATGAGgacgaagaggaggacgagCAGCCTCGTATCTTGGACGACCAGGACGCGGACGACGAGGACGACAGCCACAACGACTCTGCCGTCACTGAGAGAGACCCGCCCGGCGAAGGGACGAATGAGCCGCCCGGCGCTTTTTTAGGCTCTGGGGACCACAACAATGCACCACTGGCTCCAGATAACCAGGCGGTACCCAGCAGCCTGGCTCCGTCGCCAAGGACGCCTGGCAACCGGGAAGAGATGGCAGCGGAGTTCGGCCCCACTGCCAGCTCGGAGgttgaggaggaggacgaggacgaagaggaggaggagaacaacATTACCAGTCCTGCTCCTCAAGAGCTCCAGACGCCAGCGGCTCGCTCTTCGCTCAAAGACCCCCCCTTGTGCCAGGAGATCGACTCCGAGACGGCACAAGCGGTTCAGTCCCTTACCCACGAGGCCGAGCAGCAGGATGCCGGCTACCAGGACTGTGCGGAGACCCGCGAAGCCTGCCGGAGCCTGCAGACGGCGCTGGAGGGGGGGTACGCCCAGGTGGAGCAGAGCCCCCAGGTTGCGCCGCCGATGGAGGATTTTGGCCAGTCGGCTCACAGCAGCCCCATCTCGTCCGTCCACTCCCACCCGAGCCAGTCGGTGCGCTCCGTCAGCAGTCCCGCCATCACGGCGCTGGAAGGGGGCTACACGCAGATCAGCCCCGAACACCAGGGCGGCGCCATTTCCGTCCCGTCCCTGCACAACATGGAGACCAGCCCCATGATGGACGTCCCGTCCGTGTCGGACCACTCCCAGCAGGTGGTGGACAGCGGCTTCAGCGACCTGGGCAGCATCGAGAGCACCACCGAGAACTACGAGAACCCCAGCAGCTACGACTCCACGCTGGGTGGCAGCGGCGGCGGGGGCATCTGCGGCGTGGCTTCCACTCAGAGCAGCTGCTCCTACAGCGGCCTCGCCCAGAGCGGCCTCGCCCAGAGCGGCCTCGCCCAGAGCAGCTGCGCCGTCACCCAGCAGATGGCCAGCGTGGGCGGAGGGTGCGGCCTGATCCAGCCCAACGCCCTGAGCTCGCCGCAGCACTGCAACGTCAAATCGCCGCAGGCCTGCGTCGCCGAGCGGCCGCCCAGCACCAGCCAGCACAGCCAGCTCGTCCCGCACGGGCCACGCCCCCAACACGGCCCTCCGTCGCAGCACGCCCCTCAACCCCAACACCGGCAGCACGCCTCGCAGTCCCAGCACGCGCCGCACCTGCACCACCAACACGCGCTACACGGCCACGCCCAGCACGGCCTCCACttcccccagcagcagcagtgcgcGCTGCCCGGCAACTTCTCCGCCCCGGTGCAGCTGGCCGACATCTCGGAGTCGGGCGGGGCCAACCTCAGCCTCTACGAGCGCTTTAACCAGGGCGAGTACGGAGGGGGTCATTACCCCCAACCGTCGGCGACCTTCAGCCTGGCGAAGCTCCAGCAGCTCACCAACACGCTGATGGACCACCCGCTGCCCTTCAACCACTCCGCGGCGCCGCACCCCATGACCTCCTACGCCAACAGCGCCTCCATGTCCTCCCAGCTCAACACTCCCAACCTGGTCCCCCTGGCGCAGTCCGCCCACGCGGTCCCGGGGGGGCCCCAGGTGCAGGGGTCCATGACCCCGGCTCCACCGAacctttcctctcctcctcctccgcccatGATGCTCCAGCGAAACATGGCGGCGTCCAACATGGCCATCCCGCCGTCCCAGCGGATCCAGGCGCAGGTGGGCTCCTCCTCAAAAGGTCACGTGGCCATCCGCTCCAAGTCTGCAGCAGCGCTGCCTCACGcccatcctcaccaccaccaccaccaccacgcccACACGCACCACTCGACGCACCCCAGCCAcgcccaccagcagcagcagatgtacGCCCGCGGGGCTCCCCAGTCTGTGCCCATGCAGGCCCCGGGCAGGACGCTGGCCATGTCGCGCATGAACATGGGCGCGGTCAACATCATGCCGGCGCCGGCGTACAACGTCAACTCCATGAACATGAACGTCCCCGCCCTCAACGGCATGAACGGCTACCGCGTGAGCCAGTCCATGATGAACAGCGGCTACCACGGCAACCACGCCTACATCAACCAGTCGCCGCAGTACTCTATGCAAATGGGAATGGTGGGCGGCCAGCCATACCCCCAGCAGCCCATGCAGGCTCCGCCCCACGGCAACATGATGTACCCGCCCGCTGGCCACCACGGGTACATGAACACGGGCATGTCCAAGCAACCCCTCAAAGGCCCTTTCATGAGGCGGTAG